The genomic stretch GCTACGCCCGCAACTTCCTGATCCCCCAACGCTTTGCTGTAGAAGCAAGTCCTTCCAACCTGAAACAACTGGAAGAAAGGATGAAGCAGGTACGGAAGAAGGAAGCTACCATGCTGGCTGCCATCAAGGAAGTTATTGCCAAACTGCAGGACGGTCCGCTGAAAATTGGCGCCAAGACCGGTACCAGCGGCAAGATCTTCGGCAGCGTAACTACCCTCCAGCTGAGCCGCGCTATCCGTGAGCAGAAAGGCTACGAGATCGACCGCAAGAAGATCAGCATCGTAGAAGAAGTGAAAGAGCTGGGTACGCACAAAGCCCTCATTGAATTCGGCAACGGTCACAGCACCGAGCTGGAATTTGAAGTAGTGGCTGAATAAGTTCAGAACTTTGCCTGAAAGTATATAAAACCTCTCCCCCCGGAGAGGTTTTTTTTATGGGTGTTTTTCCCCTTGCCCGGTCACGTTATGAAGTTATCCCAATGACAACCTGTCGGCCACCCTCAGTAATGAACTTTTGTCCAAAACCTGAATTTCAATGCACTACCTATTACCCCTACGCCTATACGGGAACTTTTCCCCCTGCCGGACCTTCCGGCCTACCCTACCCAAAACAGATGGTAATTTCTGCAAATGCTTGCCAGTAAAAGGATAGCGCAGAATTTTATTTGTCGATTCAAATTATTTCCTATCTTCATGTATGATATA from Candidatus Pseudobacter hemicellulosilyticus encodes the following:
- the rplI gene encoding 50S ribosomal protein L9 — translated: MDIILIQDVDNLGAANEVVKVRNGYARNFLIPQRFAVEASPSNLKQLEERMKQVRKKEATMLAAIKEVIAKLQDGPLKIGAKTGTSGKIFGSVTTLQLSRAIREQKGYEIDRKKISIVEEVKELGTHKALIEFGNGHSTELEFEVVAE